In one window of Camelina sativa cultivar DH55 chromosome 15, Cs, whole genome shotgun sequence DNA:
- the LOC104745418 gene encoding DNA-3-methyladenine glycosylase-like, with product MKTPTRRSKRVNDESGGPNVTNPRVALVLRTRKTKNCSKTRAVRVKPEYPKSPTSSDSEMKLMPPEFFQIDALDLAPRLLGKFLRRDNVVLRITEVEAYRPNDSACHGRFGITPRTAPVFGAGGHAYVYLCYGLHMMLNIVADKEGVGAAVLIRSCSPVAGLETIQERRGLKTEKPVLLNGPGKVGQALGLSTEWSHHPLYSPGGLELLDGGEEVEKIVVGPRVGIDYALPQHVNALWRFAIADTPWISAPKNTLKPPL from the exons ATGAAAACGCCGACTCGTCGATCGAAGCGGGTTAATGATGAATCGGGAGGACCCAATGTTACAAACCCCCGAGTAGCATTAGTCCTTCGGACACGAAAGACAAAAAACTGTTCCAAGACTCGAGCCGTTCGGGTCAAACCCGAATACCCGAAGTCCCCCACCTCCTCGGACTCCGAGATGAAGCTAATGCCTCCTGAGTTCTTTCAAATCGATGCCCTTGATCTTGCCCCACGTTTGCTTGGGAAGTTTCTGAGGAGAGACAATGTCGTGCTGCGAATTACAGAG GTAGAAGCTTATAGACCAAATGATTCAGCTTGTCATGGACGATTTGGGATCACCCCACGGACCGCACCAGTT tttggaGCAGGAGGACATGCTTATGTTTATCTATGTTATGGTCTCCATATGATGCTCAATATTGTTGCTGATAAGGAAGGTGTTGGAGCCGCTGTTTTGATCCGGTCTTGTTCTCCTGTTGCCG GACTTGAGACCATACAGGAGCGCCGTGGCCTGAAAACTGAAAAACCCGTTCTTCTAAATGGACCAGGGAAG GTGGGACAAGCGCTTGGACTCTCAACAGAGTGGTCTCATCATCCACTTTATTCTCCTG GAGGATTGGAGCTTCTGGATGGAGGAGAAGAAGTGGAGAAAATAGTGGTTGGTCCTCGCGTTGGAATAGATTACGCATTGCCTCAACATGTCAATGCCTTGTGGAGATTTGCTATTGCTGACACTCCTTGGATTAGTGCTCCTAAGAACACTCTTAAGCCTCCTCTCTaa